In Oryza brachyantha chromosome 2, ObraRS2, whole genome shotgun sequence, a single window of DNA contains:
- the LOC102717870 gene encoding tubulin-folding cofactor A, whose translation MATLRNLKIKTSTCKRIVKELRSYEKEVEKEAAKTADMKEKGADPYDLKQQENVLAESRMMVPDCHKRLETALADLKATLAELKESDEPGAEIGEAESTIAEVEAVVKPTED comes from the exons ATGGCGACTCTGAGGAACCTAAAGATCAAGACGTCGACTTGCAAGAGGATCGTCAAGGAGCTGCGCTCCTACGAGAAGGAGGTGGAGAAGGAGGCGGCCAAGACCGCTGACATGAAGGAGAAAGGCGCCGATCCCTACGATCTCAAGCAGCAG GAGAATGTTTTAGCTGAGTCAAGGATGATGGTCCCAGACTGCCATAAGCGTCTTGAAACTGCACTGGCAGACTTGAAAGCAACTCTG GCTGAATTGAAGGAATCAGATGAACCAGGTGCTGAGATTGGAGAGGCTGAGAGTACAATCGCAGAAGTCGAAGCAGTAGTGAAGCCAACAGAAGATTAA
- the LOC102720122 gene encoding uncharacterized protein sll0005 codes for MEAAAASSGAPHLLHCGGFARLPGLAASPLAARRRRAGRVLAVATEPKPSSAPPPPPPRSRSRRTPNDISSTRFGEVSKEIQRVRKQMEEDEQLSTLMRGLRGQNLRDSQFADDNVRLRLVEVSSTNNNEALPLVYSPEIISAYWGKRPRAVATRVVQLLSVAGGFISHLISDLINNKLKENEVARAIELREIVTSLGPAYIKLGQALSIRPDILSPAAMTELQKLCDKVPSFPDDIAMTLLEEELGRPWHEIYSELSPSPIAAASLGQVYKGRLKETGELVAVKVQRPFVLETVTIDLFIIRNLGLVLRRFPQVSIDVVGLVDEWAARFFEELDYVNEGENGTRFAEMMKKDLPQVVVPKTYQKYTSRKVLTTQWVEGEKLSQSTEDDVGSLVSVGVICYLKQLLDTGFFHADPHPGNMIRTPDGKLAILDFGLVTKLTDDQKYGMIEAIAHLIHRDYDAIVKDFVKLGFIPEGVNLDPILPVLAKVFDQALEGGGAKNINFQELAADLAQITFDYPFRIPPYFALIIRAIGVLEGIALVGDPEFAIVDEAYPYIAQRLLTDESPRLRSALRYTIYGKTGVFDAERFIDVMQAFENFIRAAKSGGGENLKGSMAELADIGAQPSTSLVPVPAFPMAISQPEQPVQARAALSFLLSERGDFFREFILDEIVKAIDAVSREQLIQISASFGFGNATPVFSMVPVRARALLPTITEEDRVILNNVEKVVKFLTAGNANPTTIDGDVNVVYLVQELLPVLPGISSKILPEVMSRLSSRVFARLIREAFL; via the exons atggaggccgcggcggcgtcgtcgggggCGCCGCACCTCCTGCACTGCGGCGGCTTCGCGCGTCTCCCGGGCCTCGCGGCGTcccccctcgccgcccgccggcgccgcgccggccgcgtcctcgccgtcgccacggaGCCCAAaccctcctccgcgccgccgccgccgccgccgcgctccagGTCGAGGAGGACTCCGAATGACATCTCCTCCACC CGGTTCGGGGAGGTGTCCAAGGAGATCCAGCGAGTGCGCAAGCAGATGGAGGAGGACGAGCAGCTCTCCACGCTCATGCGCGGCCTCCGGGGCCAGAACCTCCGCGACTCCCAGTTCGCCGACGACaacgtccgcctccgcctcgtcgaG GTGTCATCCACGAACAACAACGAGGCACTGCCTCTCGTGTACAGTCCTGAGATCATCTCCGCATACTGGGGGAAGCGTCCGAGGGCCGTCGCCACACGAGTCGTGCAATTGCTGTCCGTTGCTGGTGGATTCATCTCTCATCTCATATCTGACCTTATTAACAACAAGCTCAAGGAG AATGAAGTAGCGCGTGCGATTGAGCTGAGGGAAATTGTGACATCTTTGGGTCCTGCTTATATTAAGCTTGGCCAAGCACTAAGTATTCGACCAGATATTCTGTCCCCTGCAGCAATGACTGAGTTGCAGAAGCTGTGCGATAAg GTCCCTTCGTTTCCTGATGATATTGCAATGACTCTTCTGGAAGAAGAGCTTGGGCGACCATGGCATGAAATATACTCTGAATTATCCCCATCCCCAATCGCTGCTG CATCTCTGGGACAGGTTTACAAGGGACGCTTGAAAGAAACTGGAGAACTTGTAGCTGTGAAAGTACAGAGGCCGTTTGTACTTGAGACTGTCACCATTGATTTATTCATTATTAGAAACTTGGGCCTGGTACTAAGGAGATTCCCGCAG GTCTCCATTGATGTTGTTGGCCTAGTAGATGAGTGGGCTGCTCGATTTTTTGAAGAACTTGATTATGTGAACGAAGGAGAAAACGGCACACGTTTTGCtgaaatgatgaaaaaagATCTTCCACAG GTTGTTGTACCAAAGACGTACCAGAAATACACATCTAGAAAAGTTCTTACCACACAGTGGGTAGAGGGAGAGAAGCTGTCACAAAGTACAGAGGATGATGTTGGATCATTGGTCAGCGTAGGAGTCATATGCTACCTAAAGCAG TTGCTTGATACTGGATTTTTCCACGCTGATCCACATCCTGGCAATATGATTAGGACTCCAGATGGGAAACTAGCTATTCTTGATTTTG GGCTTGTAACTAAATTGACGGATGATCAAAAATATGGAATGATTGAAGCAATAGCCCACCTTATTCATCGTGATTATGATGCGATAGTCAAGGACTTTGTGAAGCTTGGTTTCATCCCAGAGGGAGTTAACTTGGACCCAATCTTACCTGTATTGGCCAAAGTTTTTGATCAGGCGCTTGAAGGAGGTGGTGCAAAGAATATAAACTTTCAAGAGTTGGCAGCAGATCTAGCACAGATAACATTTGATTACCCATTCAGGATACCTCCGTACTTTGCCTTGATTATCAGAGCCATTGGAGTATTAGAGGGTATAGCTTTGGTGGGTGATCCTGAATTCGCCATCGTGGATGAAGCATACCCATATATTGCACAG AGACTACTAACAGATGAGTCACCTCGTCTAAGGAGTGCCTTGCGATACACAATATATGGCAAAACTGGTGTTTTCGATGCAGAAAGATTCATTGATGTCATGCAAGCTTTCGAGAATTTTATTCGCGCTGCAAAGAGTGGTGGCGGGGAGAACTTAAAAGGTAGCATGGCTGAGCTGGCTGATATAGGAGCTCAACCAAGCACCAGTTTAGTTCCAGTTCCTGCATTTCCTATGGCCATATCACAGCCTGAGCAACCAGTCCAAGCTCGGGCTGCTCTGTCTTTTCTACTATCTGAGAGGGGTGACTTCTTTCGGGAATTCATTCTTGATGAG ATTGTCAAAGCCATAGACGCAGTTTCAAGGGAGCAATTGATACAGATTTCTGCATCTTTTGGGTTTGGAAATGCTACCCCAGTTTTCAGCATGGTTCCTGTCAGAGCTAGAGCACTGCTTCCTACAATCACAGAGGAAGACAGGGTCATCTTGAACAATGTTGAGAAGGTTGTGAAGTTCCTGACGGCTGGGAATGCAAATCCAACAACAATCGATGGG GATGTAAATGTGGTGTATCTTGTACAAGAGCTTCTACCTGTGTTGCCGGGCATTTCGTCGAAGATCCTACCAGAAGTCATGAGCCGGTTGTCATCGCGAGTATTTGCACGGCTGATCCGGGAGGCATTTTTGTGA